A part of Oncorhynchus masou masou isolate Uvic2021 chromosome 21, UVic_Omas_1.1, whole genome shotgun sequence genomic DNA contains:
- the LOC135507719 gene encoding zinc finger protein 41-like, producing MANCMVFHTQIVSIMEVLANSAVAEISKLVDDDYAVFRLEITQSQKENRALRRKLQLLELKAARERAERTMRERYRGMARGEGLLTGGHRNIVKPAGHNGWRNDQPIAIDEGSEPSTQHAIVIESVDAEAAGPGVKQESTEGEEDPQHSRDIQTGAATGVVPPVASEDLATALNVNLKSETDTDTLNVTHRLLHTESDHRSDPEGLGRLGGPPAPGSDYLPVFHQSQRTVHSLGDGDVLDTGVDDLSCSYDTEMDPGNMSLGLETQTDLSREDWNRYSCSVYSERCLDRKGEVIVVDEVTVKVEGDAPPARNADSHLGDGHSQSRDFLDYRGSLETNLNVTTNSPLHAFKDRDPVSTSMGPSGSHHFDQVLNSNNRAGAQVQGGRATLGNGKEKRFLCMFCNKGFRCLQKVEIHQRVHTGENPFSCTQCEKRFSRQDHLKRHQMVHTGEKPFSCPQCEKRFSRQDQLKMHLKVHTGERPFSCTHCGKRFSERSYLRTHQQKMHTALV from the exons atggctaactgtatgGTGTTTCACACTCAAATAGTCTCCATCATGGAGGTGCTAGCGAATTCAGCCGTGGCAGAGATCAGTAAACTCGTAGACGAtgactatgcagtgtttcgtttggaaataactcaaagccagaaagaaaacagggcATTACGGAGAAAACTACAGCTACTGGAACTGAAGGCAGCACGGGAGCGCGCAGAGAGGACAATGCGAGAGCGATACAGAGGAATGGCAAGAG GTGAAGGGCTTCTCACTGGAGGCCACAGGAACATTGTAAAGCCAGCGGGACACAATGGGTGGAGAAATGACCAACCCATAGCTATAGATGAGGGGAGTGAACCCTCAACCCAGCATGCTATCGTGATCGAG TCTGTAGATGCAGAGGCTGCAGGTCCTGGGGTCAAGCAGGAGagtactgaaggagaggaggacccacAACACAGCAGAGACATCCAGACTGGAGCAGCGACTGGAGTGGTGCCCCCTGTAGCCTCAGAGGACCTGGCCACCGCTCTGAATGTCAATctcaagtcagagacagacactgaTACTTTAAATGTAACACACCGGCTCTTACACACAGAGTCTGACCACAGATCAGACCCAGAGGGGCTGGGTAGACTGGGCGGTCCTCCTGCTCCTGGCTCAGATTACTTACCGGTATTTCATCAGAGCCAGAGGACGGTTCATTCCCTTGGAGATGGTGACGTGCTCGACACTGGGGTTGATGATCTCTCCTGTTCTTATGATACAGAGATGGACCCTGGCAACATGTCCTTAGGTTTAGAGACACAGACTGATCTGTCTAGAGAAGACTGGAACCGGTACAGTTGTAGTGTATATTCTGAAAGGTGTCTAGATAGGAAAGGGGAGGTTATTGTGGTAGATGAGGTGACTGTGAAAGTGGAGGGCGATGCTCCTCCTGCACGGAATGCAGACAGTCACCTAGGAGACGGACACTCACAGAGCAGAGATTTCTTAGATTACAGGGGAAGCTTGGAGACAAATCTAAACGTCACAACCAATTCTCCTTTACATGCGTTCAAGGATCGCGACCCAGTGTCCACGTCGATGGGGCCTTCCGGTTCACACCATTTCGatcaggtattgaactcaaaCAACAGGGCTGGAGCCCAGGTTCAGGGAGGGAGAGCCACATTAGGCAATGGTAAAGAGAAAcggttcctctgcatgttctgtaacaaaggTTTCAGGTGCCTCCAgaaggtggagatccaccagagggtccacacaggggagaaccCCTTCAGTTGTACCCAGTGTGAGAAGAGATTCTCTCGCCAGGAccacctgaagaggcaccagatggtccacacaggggagaaacccttcagctgcccccagtgtgagaagaggttctcccgCCAAGACCAGctgaagatgcacctgaaggtccacacaggagagaggccaTTCTCCTGTACGCACTGTGGGAAGAGGTTTTCAGAGAGGAGCTACCTCAGGACACACCAGCAGAAAATGCACACGGCCCTGGTATAG